A single Capricornis sumatraensis isolate serow.1 chromosome 20, serow.2, whole genome shotgun sequence DNA region contains:
- the PNMA8B gene encoding LOW QUALITY PROTEIN: paraneoplastic antigen-like protein 8B (The sequence of the model RefSeq protein was modified relative to this genomic sequence to represent the inferred CDS: inserted 7 bases in 5 codons; deleted 2 bases in 2 codons; substituted 1 base at 1 genomic stop codon), translated as MGADRAALPSNGPGRRRVTPPRARGTVATGPLGGLVQGAGPVRARGLPEDVEPAAIQAVLQPVFLPQGTFGLRNARSMRVEKAKATVMEFVENINHSAIPGEXPGRDGVKRVLCKESAEDTRVLRQMRRSLLDELPSSEAAVARVSGDRSTPPDSETQPRGSGPTVREADPAPGAARTSGHRDRGNGTRGSRWTQTGRRGTVQGGHPHREAXDSEDSSEESLGLAIQEMDREDQGGDEGHSMLQASAEEFLRXWALQSQGDDGQGPREFLALATVMDKAKKRGERFPFRAGVDLSAILAVGDASDEETSDSNASQXESRENGDQEKERVDNPEFVALVAHTDPSAQDEVLKMASGMESXWAEGQRGQEALLQVLSVRAEDTSGXRVKVQEAGCQVAAVVLRKASDNTCWNECVSPPRLSPRPPSRARRLPGALSGAGGDERKRGGRGLLELAALRGTYDVAEVMEEEKEKAWEGRRLKLSKGHLGEVLALQADRRNWALGRAGGVSSRPIGEHTKPERRGAAAKPGGAPSRDESPGGDGGKQEQEGARGSRDAGRGRPRAPPPAGSKSARGKKTGWGRRLHPMCR; from the exons atGG GTGCCGACCGCGCCGCCCTCCCCAGCAACGGGCCCGGGCGCCGCCGTGTCACCCCGCCTCG GGCCAGAGGCACCGTGGCCACGGGCCCTTTGGGGGGACTGGTGCAGGGGGCTGGCCCTGTACGTGCACGGGGCCTCCCAGAAGACGTGGAGCCGGCGGCCATCCAAGCGGTCCTGCAGCcggtcttcctgccccagggcacGTTCGGGCTGAGGAACGCCAGGTCCATGAGGGTCGAGAAGGCCAAAGCCACCGTTATGGAGTTTGTGGAGAACATTAATCACAGCGCCATCCCCGGGG ATCCGGGCAGGGACGGCGTCAAGAGGGTTCTGTGCAAGGAAAGCGCGGAGGACACGAGGGTCCTGAGGCAGATGAGACGGTCGCTGCTGGATGAACTCCCTTCCTCC GAGGCGGCAGTGGCCAGGGTCTCTGGGGACAGGTCCACCCCTCCCGATTCGGAGACTCAGCCTCGGGGGTCGGGGCCGACGGTCAGGGAGGCTGACCCCGCTCCTGGTGCGGCTAGAACGTCCGGTCATCGAGATCGTGGAAACGGAACCAGAGGCAGCAGGTGGACACAGACGGGCAGAAGAGGGACTGTGCAGGGCGGCCATCCACATCGGGAAGC GGATTCGGAAGACTCTTCTGAGGAGAGCCTGGGGCTCGCGATCCAGGAGATGGACCGGGAGGACCAAGGCGGGGATGAGGGTCATAGCATGCTGCAGGCCTCCGCGGAGGAGTTCCTTAGGTAGTGGGCCCTCCAGAGCCAAGGAGATGATGGGCAAGGTCCT CGTGAGTTCTTGGCCCTGGCAACGGTGATGGACAAAgccaaaaaaagaggagaaagattcCCCTTTCGGGCGGGGGTCGACTTATCGGCCATTCTGGCAGTGGGAGACGCGTCTGATGAGGAGACTTCGGACAGCAACGCCTCCC AGGAGTCCCGGGAAAACGGggatcaagaaaaagagagggtGGACAATCCTGAGTTTGTGGCCCTTGTGGCTCATACAGACCCCTCTGCCCAGGACGAGGTGTTGAAAATGGCTTCTGGGATGGAGTC CTGGGCTGAAGGACAAAGAGGACAAGAGGCCCTGCTCCAGGTCTTGTCCGTCAGGGCCGAGGACACCTCCG ACCGCGTGAAGGTGCAGGAGGCGGGCTGCCAGGTGGCCGCCGTGGTCCTGAGGAAGGCCAGCGACAACACCTGCTGGAATGAATGCGTCTCCCCACCAAGACTGAGCCCCAGACCCCCTTCAAGGGCAAGAAGGCTCCCCGGGGCGCTCTCGGGAGCTGGGGGGGATGAGAGAAAGAGGGGGGGCCGAGGGCTCCTGGAGCTCGCAGCGCTCCGGGGGACCTACGACGTGGCCGAGGtgatggaggaagaaaaggaaaaggcctGGGAGGGCCGGAGGTTGAAATTGTCCAAAGGCCACCTGGGGGAGGTCTTGGCGCTGCAGGCGGACCGCAGGAACTG GGCCCTGGGTCGAGCAGGCGGCGTCAGCTCCCGCCCCATCGGGGAACACACAAAACCCGAGAGGAGGGGAGCGGCGGCCAAGCCTGGAGGGGCGCCCTCCCGAGACGAAAGCCCAGGAGGCGACGGCGGGAAGCAAGAGCAGGAAGGGGCGCGCGGGAGCCGGGACGCAGGCCGAGGCCGGCCCAGGGCTCCGCCGCCCGCGGGCTCCAAGTCGGCGCGTGGGAAGAAGACTGGTTGGGGCAGGAGGCTGCACCCCATGTGCCGCTAG